AGTTTCTCAGCAAATGTGCCAAGCTGCTCGACGACGACATTGAGCGGCAATTGAGTGCAGAAACAACCTACAGCGACTGCTCCTTGACCTGATAAAGTCTCTTCAAGCTGGTCAACTTGAATAATTTCACATACCGCTCGCCGTACAAAGCGACGCACACTACAGAGAGCACACTCAAAGCCAATTTCCAGCCGGCCAACAGCACCCACAGACTGCAGAGATGTGCACAGACTGCCAGCAGCGCCCACAATCCAGCAGACCGCCAAACAGGCTTCAAAACTCTCCATTACTGCCAAACCggtcgaagaagatcatcctCGACGACCCAGCTGTAACCCGGCCCAGGCCTTTTCTGACAAGATTGTGTGTGGTGTAAGGATGTggtgaaaattttcaacgGGAGAAAAAGGAATTCCGCTGGCAGTGGGCTTTCAGCCAGTATATATTATATAATATTGTGGATGGATCAAGAGGTGATGGTTCATCTGACAGACCAGTAACAGTCTTATAGAGAGCAAGTTCTATAGGTAATATGGCAGAGTTGAGTAATCAAGTTGAGAAATTGGACATCAACGTTGGTTCGGATCGCAAGGGAGGATACGTTCCACCACATTTGAGGAACTCTGGAGGcagaaggccaagaaacGACGGGTTTGAAGCGGGTCGTGGTGACAGGAGCGGCAGTAGGGGGAGTTTTTTCGGATTTGACCGGCGCAGTGAGGGAAGAGGCGGATTTGGCAGAAACAGCGGCGGTAGTGGGTTCAGACCAGCAGGTACTGGTAAATGGGTTGATGGGAAACATGTTCCAGCGGCGAGAAACGAGAAGATGGAGGTGCAGTTGTTTGGGGTAGCGGAGGATCCAAACTTCCAGTCTTCTGGTATCAATTTTGACAACTATGACGACATTCCCGTGGAGGCGTCTGGTGAGGAGGTGCCGGAGCCTATTACGGAGTTTACGAGTCCTCCTTTGGACGAGCTGTTGTTGGAGAACATCAAGCTGGCTCGTTTCACGAAACCCACTCCGGTGCAGAAGTACTCGGTTCCGATCGTGGCCAAGGGCAGAGATCTGATGGCGTGTGCTCAGACCGGTTCTGGTAAGACGGGTGGGTTTCTGTTCCCTGTTCTTTCCGAGTCGTTCAGCACTGGTCcctctccagctccagaGGGTGCGAAGGGCTCGTACATGAGGAAGGCTTTCCCAACGGCGGTTGTGTTGGCTCCTACCAGAGAGTTGGCTACGCAGATTTTCGATGAGGCTAAGAAGTTCACTTACAGATCGTGGGTTAGGCCAACTGTGGTGTACGGTGGTGCCGATGTCGGTTCTCAGATGAGAGAGCTGGACCGCGGTTGTGACCTGTTGGTCGCTACCCCAGGTCGTTTGAACGATCTTTTGGAGCGTGGTAAGATCTCGTTGGCTAAGGTCAAGTATTTGGTTCTCGACGAAGCAGACAGAATGTTGGATATGGGTTTCGAACCTCAAATTAGACACATTGTGGAAGGTTGCGATATGCCTGGCGTGGAAAACAGACAAACCCTGATGTTCTCGGCTACTTTCCCAGTGGACATCCAGCATTTGGCCCGTGACTTCTTGAGCGACTACATCTTTTTGTCAGTCGGTAGAGTCGGTTCCACTTCGGAAAACATTACGCAAAGAATCCTGTACGTGGAGGACGAGGACAAGAAATCTGCTTTGTTGGATTTGTTGTCGGCCTCCAACGATGGTTTGACGTTGATTTTCGTGGAGACTAAGAGAATGGCCGATCAGTTGACCGATTTCCTGATCATGCAAAATTTTGCTGCCACTGCTATCCATGGTGACCGTACCCAGGGCGAACGTGAACGTGCGTTGGCTGCGTTCAGATCTGGTAGGGCAAACCTATTGGTTGCCACTGCTGTCGCAGCAAGAGGTCTGGATATTCCAAACGTCACGCATGTGATCAATTACGATTTGCCAAGCGACGTCGATGACTACGTTCACAGAATTGGTAGAACTGGTCGTGCCGGTAACACTGGTGTCTCCACCGCATTCTTTAACAGAGGTAACAAGAACATCGTCAAGGGTTTGGTCGAAATCTTGACTGAAGCCAACCAAGACGTCCCAGCGTTCTTGAACGATATTTCTAGAGAATCTTCTGGTATCAGAGGTGGAAGAGGCGGtggcttcttcaacagccGTGCTAGTGGTTCAAGAGATTACCGTAAGCAAGGTAACGGTAACGGTTCGTGGGGTGCCTCCAGAAGTGGTGGTAGCAACTGGGGTTCATCCGGCTCAAGGGGCGGTGGTTCCTGgggcagcagcagatcctCTGGATGGGGCGCATCTGAATCTTCCGGTAACTCATCCTGGTGGTGAATAATTGATCTCGATTCAGATCCAACCTTTTTCCCACATTTCTCTAAATCATGCATTCTTTAATGTCCTAGCATTTGGTTATGCATCGTTTAGCCGCTACTATTTTTTGTCCTTTTCGATTCGATAATTGAGGTATTATACAATTGTACAATAGAGTGTTTTCCTGCTCTTATATCCCTTTACAGGTGAGATTGCAGTTTGGAAAATGGGATTTCTTCTTAGAAATACCATGTAAAATATGAAGGTGTTGCTTAACTTTCTCTTCCCGATCAACTTTTCCTTAATCCGTTAAAAGATCACTGATAGAATGTCTCCTGCTTTGTACAGATGCGAGAAGGATAGATGTAAGTTTTTGGGCAAATAAGATTTATGTCCATTCATGGTACGGTTGTATAATAGTATTTTCTTGTCTTATTTACAGTTATATATCATAGAGATTTAAGTCGCAACAGAAACCCAGAATAAACGTTTCCAATTAGAAATTACGCAATTTTGTTCCCTATTTACATGTTATTATCCTACCCCATTTTAACCGGAACAACTTTCGCAAAGCTCGCTATCCTTGATATTGCAACTTACAGGAGTCATGTCATGTATACCAAAAACGTCTTCATCTGTCGATGCTTTACGCAGTGATCCTTCCTCAAGCTCTTCGATTGAAACGCCATTCTTGTCGAAAAAGTCAATGTGCAATTCTTTACGACTGTTCTTCGGATATCTCCCCAATATTGGTTCGTTTTCCAACAGGTAATCATTTGCAAGCTTCACTGCCGTCATCAATGTGTTGTCGCTGTTAATTGTAAATTGAATCGCTGCAGATGCAGCTTGTGTTCTCAGGTAGTACATGCCCGTTTTAAGGCCCAGCCTCCAAGCGTAAAAATGCATTCCCGTCAATTTGCCCATCGTGGGTGTCTGCAGATAAAGATTCAAACTCTGTGATTGATCTATGAACGGAGACCTTTCTCGAGCCATATCTATCAGTCTTCTTTGCGGCACTTCCCATACTGTTTTATaaagtttcttgatctcatctggCAATCCATCAATGTTCTGCACCGAGCCATTATCCATGATAATCCTGTTCTTAAGCTTTTCATCCCATATCCCCAGCCGGCAGAAATGCTCCACCATATATCTATTCACATTAATGTATTCCCCGCTCAACACTCTTCTGGTGTATATATTCGAAGTCAATGGCTCAAATGATTCTGTGTACCCTAAAATTTGAGAGGTTGAGGCGGTAGGCATAGGCGCAACCAATAGAGAGTTCCTAAGCCCTGTTTTTGTCGTAATTCTATCCTTCAACTGGTCCCAATCGTTGTATAAATACTCTTCGTCACCTACCGCTGATTTCCAGAAATCAAACTGAAGGAGGCCCTGACTTGCTGGAGATCCTGGGAAACTCTTATAATGACCAAACTTCTCGGCAAGTTCAACAGAAGCCTCAATGGCGGCATGGTATATGGTTTCGAATATTTGCTTGTTAAGTATGCTTGCCTCTTCAGTTTCGAAGGGAATCTTTAACAAAAAAAATACGTCTGCTAGGCCTTGTACACCAATAGCCTGTGGCCTATTCTTTTCATTGCTATATCGCGCCTCCTCCACTGGATAGTCACAAACGTCAATCAAACGATCCAGGTTTCTCGTTATCACTTTGACAACGGAATGTAAACCTTTAAAATCAAACAAGCTTCCTTTGCCTTCAATCTGCTGAACAAAAGCAGGCAGAGCGACAGAGGCTAGGTTACAAACAGCAGTTTCCTTTGCTGAAGTATATTCGACAATCTCACAGCAGAGGTTCGATGACTTGATGGTTCCCAGGTTTTTCTGGTTAGACTTCTTGTTGCACGAATCTTTATAAAGCATAAAAGGTCCTCCCGTTTCAGTCTGGCTTTGCAATATCTCGGACCATAGCTTTTGAGCTTCAACCTGCTGCATTGGAGAAGTAGTCTTCTCATAGTGCTCGTACAATCTGTCAAATTCTTCGCCATAGACGTCAGTCAACCCTGGAGCCTCATCAGGGCTGAATAATGACCATTTCCCGTTTGTTTCGACCCTTCTCATGAAAAGGTCTGGTATCCAAAGAGCAAAAAACAGGTCTCTCGCTCTCAACTCTTCTTTACCGTGGTTCTTTCGTAGTTGTAGGAACTCAAAAATATCAGCATGCCAAGGTTCAAGGTATATGCAATAAGCACCAGGCCTCTTGTTACCGCCCTGATCTACATACCTTGCAGTGTTATTAAACACACGAAGCATTGGAACCAAGCCGCTTGATATTCCGTTGCTGCCTGAGATGAGTGCTCCACATGATCGTATGTTCGAGACGTGAAGTCCTATCCCTCCTGAAGCCTTCGAAATGAGAGCCGTCTTGTGGAGCGTTTTGAATATTCCATCGATAGAGTCCTCCATCATTccgagaagaaagcatGAGGAAAGGTACTGGTTCACTGTACCAGCATTGAACAGTGTCGGTGAGGCATGGATGAAATAATGTTTCGACATTAGTTCGTATGTCTCCAGGACGGAGTCAATATCACCGTATGGCCCATGGATAGCCAAAGCGACCCTCATGAACAGAAATTGCGGTGTTTCATGCACCTCTACAGCGTTCCTTTTCAGGAGATACGATTGACAAAGTGTCTTCCAGCCAAAGTAAGTAAAATGGAAGTCTCTTTCCTGCACAATAGCGCTATTGAGCCGTTCCTCGTGCAGGACCGCTAGATCATGAAACTCCTGCGATATTATGCCTTTGCGGGGGCTCCTATTAGGCTTCCGCCTTTTCTGATCTTGAGAATCATTCAGTTGTTCAACCCAATCGACACGGCTTGTTGTCCTTAATAGACCCAAATTATGTGTAAAAGTTATTcccttcatcttctggtgAAGTTCATCAATCTCCAACCGAGCTGCCAACACTGAGTAATCTGGATGTGTGCTTGTGAGCGAAGCTAGAGTCTGAGCGATGTATTCAACTACCTGTCGCCGGGTTGCAGTCTCTGGAATCGCTTTAAATGCTTTTTCTAGCACTTCAGATACCTTGACATATCGCTTGTTAAGATCAACTGACAACTTATGCAGTTTCGCAGTGAGCTCTTCCAGGCCAAAACGAGTTCCTTCCTCTACAGCCATCCCGCTCGATTAAGGATATCCTCCTATCTGTTAACTTAGCAGCAATGAGCGAACAGGACAAGATAACTGAACCCAAGATTGTTCCATTACCTCTAGCACAGAGTTAGTGTTAAAGAAGCTTGTTCAAGGATGTCTTTAGTATTGAAAAACGGCTGTTAGtaaaagaaagagaaacGCACGTGAAAATGGGATCCAGGTCGCAATCCAACGATGAGACTGTGGTATCGGGCTGTTACGAATGCCAGATCGTCCAGACAGAAGCTGCTATATATCTACTTGTAGTGTCGGACTTTGTCTGGTCCGATGCGTCAGTAATTCTTGACACCTTCGGTGTCGAAAAATTTTATTCCACCAAATATTGGGAAGAAGCAACTTTGAGCCTTGGCTTCGAGGTGCTCCTGATTGGGTATTAGTTGCTGCTTGTCCGTTAACTGCTGCCATTTCTGGGTGAGGTTTTGGCAGCGAGGACACAGAGCTTTGGTGAGCTGTTGTAGCAACAATTATCCCTCGAATGCAGCCGAGCTTCTATACTAAGTCCATTTTAGCCAACGGATAAGCTAACGTTTGTCGCTGACAGGCTCCTCACCAGCCATGTTTATGGCCAACTTCGAGCGCAGGACAGATACACGGACACTGGTTTAGATGGCTTGGGCCCTCTTTACTTGAGCGAACCTCTTCAAATCTGGTGGGGTTGTCCTGGCTGCAAGCTGCAAATCACGAAGACGGCGACTGGGCAAGCCGACTAGAGGAAAAGGCTAGAAGCCATTTAGCGTTAGTCAGCAGAAACTTCATTGCTGTAGTCCATTCCAAAGTCGGCCTACCGCCGAACAACTTCACAGAAATTCCGTTTATCTTGTCCTTATGCATCACATAAGGCAGCTCCACATCATAAATGACATCATTCTCGTTTTCAGCATAACCTGCATCACTAGTTTGCACGTCGCCTGCACCGGACGGAGGCCGAGACAATCCTGCAGCCATCAGTTGGACAATATCCAACAGACACTCAAGAGCTTTATCAAAACCTGTCTCCTTGCGAAACAGTTTTCccagcttgaagccatcCGCGAAGTAGGCCTCGTAAGTTACCCACtcctgttcttcttgctgaaatttACAGacttttgagaaagagcCCATGGGTTGGAGCTTGTATCCTTTAGTTTTGATGTTTAGTCTTGTAATGATCGTGGCAAGCAAAAGAACTATCTGGCCTAAAGCTGCATTAATTTCTTGCCATGGTACCCTTACCTCGTCGAATCCTCCTAGCCTGAGTCCATTGATTACCCCGAATGGTCCTTCATGCGATATTTTGAACGTTTCATTGTAGACATTGAATTTCCTCAGCCTATCTAAGCTGTTGAGGGAGAACTCATACTGTTTTTTCAAAGACTGGACTTCAGTTGAGAAATTAATCAGCTCTAGTTCATGCATATTTTTCCGTTTCAGGTCTTCCAGCTCCGTGATTCTCTTAGCCTCAACCTGCTTCTCGAGACATGcaatcttctgctccaACTCTTCGTCTTGTTTTTCCAGCCCGACAAGCTCATTAAGAAGGGATTCGCTTTCCGATTTCAGCTTTGCTGACTCTTCATGAATTGCTCCAGTTGACTCAGGTTGGGCcactttcttctgcttttcTATTCTGGAAACGAATTGAGTGTAAAGGTCTCTTTCCCGTATTGCATCATCATATTCACTCTGAAGCCTCTGTATCAGAATGTTGCAGCAATCTTGGCACACAGGATAGTCGATATTACTGTTCGAAGATAGAATGTTGAACACATTAGCTAGTGCGCTGATCTGCGTCGAAAGCGTTCTCGTATTGCCATGTGAAAGGCCATAATGGAAGTCTTCATCCAAATGCTCATCTCCTGAATCATCCTCTTTCCTGGCAATCAGAGTCTGTGCAGAAGTTTCAATTGAACTGTCATTGGATGGACTGCTCGCGCTTGGTTCAGTCTGCAGAAACACATAAGAGTCTAGTTCTGACTTCGGGAGATTCAAATCTTTGGGGTGAATAGCTTTACTTAAAGCGTGTAGTCTATCGTCAGGTATCTTGTATTTGGTTGGAGTGTAGTCGTTCGATGAGTTCGCCAACAAATCCCTCTGTGCCAGACTTAGATCCAAAAGCGAACTATCAATCTTTAACGGAAGCCTGCAGTTCTGACATTTAAGCGGCAATTCCTCAATATTGCTCATAGTAGCGTTTCACTTTCTTGTGATGGATATCTTAATTGAATTGAACTTCTAGTTAAAGCTACCTTCGCGCTGTGCTTCGGAGTACTATAATGTAGTGCTATTTTATTATGAAATTCTCTATATACATAAGTGAGCTGTTTTCACCATTTGTAGTGCCAGTACAAGTTAGGTGGCTCGTCGTGCAATGTCTTGACCACATCCCAAGGATTGACGTTGTGATGGCGTCTGGAAGATAGGTCCCTTTCGGTCCGCTGTAAATAcatcaatttcatcctctCCAAAGGGTTGGTCTCATCCTGTGGAACTATGTATGTTGAACTGACCAGCGGTCTGCTGCGAGGACATGCTGGTTTTTTGCCGCGAGACTCCACGCTGTTCTCATAGCCCTCTTCGATAAGAGAAGACAATGGTTCTCTGACACACACGTCTATACCTTTGGGAACCCAGATTTCGTAAGGCTTCGTAAAGTTATACTTGCCGGTAGAGCGCAGCAGTACATATCCGATGTCCTTGAACACAATTTCAATGCTACCTTGAAATGGTGGAATAATGTGCCTGGCGTACGCATCGATAGAACAGACGTTTGGTTTAATACCACAGGATTTTGCCAAAGCATGATCTGGGGACTCCTTACACAACTTGAACACCTCGAGGCCTTTTGCGACGTTGGCGAACTGATGTACGGCTCCGGGTATGTATTTAACCACCTGGTTGATAGTCTCCGGCGGAGGCACGAGAAAGAAAATGCCACCAAGAGTTAAGCAACCGCCATTTTCGGTCCCTCTGAGAGAGATATATGTCTtctttttcagcttcctgaCCTTGAACTGATCAGTCTTCCGAATCTTGTCCAGCCATTCTCGctcaatgatatcttctAAGTCAACTTCGTTCAAGTCTGTCGTAAAACCAGGGAGATCGTTTATCACCTTGTCAGCAACTTTGAATGCTTGTAAATTTCTTGTCATATTCGGTATATGTAGAACTCCCGCCAGTTGACCTGTCTCCGTTGGCGTCGACGCGAGTCCCTCTCCGTCCATCTTGCTGCCTGGGAACTTCTGCAATAAGCCGTTGATCAACGTCGACTTGCCCACATTCGCGTTCCCCAGCAAGTAGCTCGATGAACTAAGATTCGCGTAAACCGTCGGTATGTTCCATTTACGAATCGCAGACGTGGCAATCACTTTGTTCGTAGGAATGCGCAAATGGTATTTCAAAAAGTCCctgaaaaagagatctACTTTCCTCTGCAAGGTAGCCTTATCCTTGACAAGCTGGTCTCCTTTTGTTAGCACAAGCGATGACTTGAAATTGGCATCCTGCAGCACTTTTTTAACCAGATGGAAAGGAAACTCCGGTAATGATGCGACGTGAACAACATTGCTGTTCCTCGGCACAAATTCCAACACCTGATCAAAGCTAAATCTCGCAAAACCCTCCTTGGTATATCTATTCGAGTGTAATGCATCATTGCATCGCTTGCAGCTCAAAGAGTGCGACTTCGATTTTCTCAGCTCGTCTAATGAACCCACTGGAACACTATCCTTTGCTTTCTGAAGTTCCTGGCTAAACAGCAGATACTTCACATCCTCCAATTTCGCAAGCCTATTCACAATCGGCCTCTTTGGTTTGATGTAAAAGCCGGCTCTAGCGGGATCCTTGTCTT
Above is a genomic segment from Torulaspora globosa chromosome 1, complete sequence containing:
- the VPS30 gene encoding beclin 1 (ancestral locus Anc_8.615) codes for the protein MSNIEELPLKCQNCRLPLKIDSSLLDLSLAQRDLLANSSNDYTPTKYKIPDDRLHALSKAIHPKDLNLPKSELDSYVFLQTEPSASSPSNDSSIETSAQTLIARKEDDSGDEHLDEDFHYGLSHGNTRTLSTQISALANVFNILSSNSNIDYPVCQDCCNILIQRLQSEYDDAIRERDLYTQFVSRIEKQKKVAQPESTGAIHEESAKLKSESESLLNELVGLEKQDEELEQKIACLEKQVEAKRITELEDLKRKNMHELELINFSTEVQSLKKQYEFSLNSLDRLRKFNVYNETFKISHEGPFGVINGLRLGGFDEVRVPWQEINAALGQIVLLLATIITRLNIKTKGYKLQPMGSFSKVCKFQQEEQEWVTYEAYFADGFKLGKLFRKETGFDKALECLLDIVQLMAAGLSRPPSGAGDVQTSDAGYAENENDVIYDVELPYVMHKDKINGISVKLFGGRPTLEWTTAMKFLLTNAKWLLAFSSSRLAQSPSS
- the DED1 gene encoding DEAD-box ATP-dependent RNA helicase DED1 (ancestral locus Anc_8.614), whose protein sequence is MAELSNQVEKLDINVGSDRKGGYVPPHLRNSGGRRPRNDGFEAGRGDRSGSRGSFFGFDRRSEGRGGFGRNSGGSGFRPAGTGKWVDGKHVPAARNEKMEVQLFGVAEDPNFQSSGINFDNYDDIPVEASGEEVPEPITEFTSPPLDELLLENIKLARFTKPTPVQKYSVPIVAKGRDLMACAQTGSGKTGGFLFPVLSESFSTGPSPAPEGAKGSYMRKAFPTAVVLAPTRELATQIFDEAKKFTYRSWVRPTVVYGGADVGSQMRELDRGCDLLVATPGRLNDLLERGKISLAKVKYLVLDEADRMLDMGFEPQIRHIVEGCDMPGVENRQTLMFSATFPVDIQHLARDFLSDYIFLSVGRVGSTSENITQRILYVEDEDKKSALLDLLSASNDGLTLIFVETKRMADQLTDFLIMQNFAATAIHGDRTQGERERALAAFRSGRANLLVATAVAARGLDIPNVTHVINYDLPSDVDDYVHRIGRTGRAGNTGVSTAFFNRGNKNIVKGLVEILTEANQDVPAFLNDISRESSGIRGGRGGGFFNSRASGSRDYRKQGNGNGSWGASRSGGSNWGSSGSRGGGSWGSSRSSGWGASESSGNSSWW
- the GEP3 gene encoding Gep3p (ancestral locus Anc_8.616); this encodes MLSARTRLGSFRVVGTCFRRFINCNACGIVLQDKDPARAGFYIKPKRPIVNRLAKLEDVKYLLFSQELQKAKDSVPVGSLDELRKSKSHSLSCKRCNDALHSNRYTKEGFARFSFDQVLEFVPRNSNVVHVASLPEFPFHLVKKVLQDANFKSSLVLTKGDQLVKDKATLQRKVDLFFRDFLKYHLRIPTNKVIATSAIRKWNIPTVYANLSSSSYLLGNANVGKSTLINGLLQKFPGSKMDGEGLASTPTETGQLAGVLHIPNMTRNLQAFKVADKVINDLPGFTTDLNEVDLEDIIEREWLDKIRKTDQFKVRKLKKKTYISLRGTENGGCLTLGGIFFLVPPPETINQVVKYIPGAVHQFANVAKGLEVFKLCKESPDHALAKSCGIKPNVCSIDAYARHIIPPFQGSIEIVFKDIGYVLLRSTGKYNFTKPYEIWVPKGIDVCVREPLSSLIEEGYENSVESRGKKPACPRSRPLVSSTYIVPQDETNPLERMKLMYLQRTERDLSSRRHHNVNPWDVVKTLHDEPPNLYWHYKW